TCCAAAACAATCAGGACGACCTTGGAAATCCAAGTCAAGCTTCAATTTTCTCTCAATCAAAGTATATGATCATTCTGCATAAAAATTATGCAAGAAAAAGAGTCGAATTTCACAAAACAATAAGGAAATTGAAAGAGAGGAGTGTGGTGAGCGCGTTCCAGATTCAGCTGCTTGATTGGGAATCGAGCTGTGGCAGAAGCTTCTGTAAACGCGACATATAGGAAACCGCTAGTAGTAAACACGCCTTTTTGTGTGAAACAAATCGGTTCATCTTGCTCAATAGACCTAATTAAGACCGACAATTCCATCACATACGGTTTTAATTTCGGACCTTTAGGTCTACTataattatatgttaaaaagacaccttttaaattaaaaataagataataatacgtagataaataatttaatataataaaaaattaaaaaatatttaatataatatttattttgattgataaataatagcTTGTTTTGtttgattgattaaatttgaCATAATATGATAAACtatcattttgttatttaataattaataaaatattaacaaaattatttattaatgttAATATTGTAAGATAAATAGTTAATGATTTGAttaatgtaaaataaataattagcaTATTGATAAATAATACGACCAAGTAAACACAAGATTAGATTAAATAAAGTATCAATTGATTAAATTTTGTGCAACTTCAAAACGATGcctaaatgaaaaaataatggAATAACTTCGGAgatatttaaaaaagaaaagcaaatttaattatttaactatcCATACAAATATCTTATGTTGAGAAATTATTTAACTCTccatattattatcttatattcgatcgggatatatgagttgaagggaccatatTGTACGCTAACAATAACTCAAGGTTCTTGCAGTAATTATcattgatacctagggaatcatggggcgatgctactagatgtACTTATCATGATCTGATTGGTACAATCAAAAATAAGTTTTGACATATTTGAACAaggggttgatgaaaagaatgagacaAATTAGAGTAAGTcagaataagaataaatgttactttgaatcacatagagatgtgaacccacgacaaGTTGTATATTTAAACCATTGAGTGTCATACACGTATTGGATTTTGTATTCTCATTGAGATAGTCAaagttcaaagagttgaatttggtGACTGcaatttgatggagatcaaacaaaaTGTTTATAAAGAAATTTGTAAGTTGGTTCCATAGGATGGAACAATTGGAAGTTAGATTAACTGCTAATTAAATAAAGAGAGTAAAACTGCCTGTTTTGCTGAAAAAGTTCACAAAACTGACAGCTGCAAAAAATGGATCAATGGAAATTTTgatattcgaaattttcaatttccttacatgaacaagatttgtacaATCAGTACATCAGTGTTGTCTaatcgtcgatcggggttacAACGAGtttacaattatttatttagtaaatttaaaatctactaattaaataatgttGGTAATGGTGACTAttatgtgcattattatcattgaATATTCTAGAAGGgtttaaaattgattaattgattaacaattaattaaaaaaattaaataatgattatttaattttgcatatatatgtttgacaaaaacttgtgtgagacggtctcacgggtcgtattttgtgagacagatctattatttgggtcatcgatgaaaaagtattatttttatgctaagagtattactttttattgcgaatatcggtaggattgactcgtctcacagataaagatttgtgagaccgtcttacaagagacctactctgtttgtttatatatacatatgtgtatatgtatgtatagatatattaatatatatttatataatatgtaTATCATTGATTATCAAGAGTTGATTTTATAAGATGTATATCAAATGAGAAttttgaataatgaaaataaagaatccTTATAATATGAGAATCTTAAGAGGATTGTGATATTGTATTTAACTGGAATTTTCTTGTTGTGATAATTGTGTAtttgttatgttatgttatcaAGTCTACACTTTTCTCCTCTCTCCCCACTTGCAAAAATTAGCCAACTCGATTCTTGATTTTTAATAAGCGGCTCTCGGCCAAATTGTGAAttgaaagaaaaaggaaaactcTTAGCATATTTTGATAGGTGAATCAAAGAATCTCTCagctaaaatttaaaaattaagagTTAAACATTTGATCAATTcttcaataaaaaataaaacaaatctgGGACATTCTTTGATTGAAAAAATCACGAAACTTTCGGCAATATTGATTGTGAAACAGAAGTCTCGGCCGAACCAGCACAACCGCCCCCGAATCGTCGGATCCAGTCTCAATGTAAAGTTTGTTTAGATCTTTAACCGATCTAAATAAAAAATCCAGTCTTTAATCGTGGAACTGATTAGACGATCAAAAGACAAAACTCCGTTCGAAATTATATACAAGAAAGATTATCTCCACTTAAAATCTGAATAGTTTGGAGTCAACGTTCCTTATGAATGTTTAAATTTATACGACTCTCAAATAAAATTTCGAACCacaaaactaaaatttttaaacttccagTGATACCAAAAATCGGTACTCTTAACATTTAGTCTGAAAAGGTCAATAGTTATTATGATGAAAGCAGAGTTGAGAGTCTCATCATCAACACCTGATGACAGGTCAACGTCAACAACCATAGCGTGCATTTTGACAAATCTCATATTTCCAGTTTGGAATCATGCTTGTCTTGtacaataaatataatttcatAGGAAATAAAGAAACAATTACCTATATTTAAAGAGATTCAGGAGCCACGGTTGTCAAGTTTGACCTGCCATTAATACAGTTCACCAAATGGAGAGACTTCTTCTACTCACTAATCTTCTTGTTGTCATTCTCAGATCAACAACCGTTAACGGTCAAACAAAAGTGACATGCAGCTCCAATGATCGAAAAGCACTTCTAGATTTCAAGAATGGTCTGAACGATTCCGAGAACACGCTTTCGTCTTGGCGTGGCCTCGACTGCTGTGACTGGAGGGGTATTGGTTGCGATAACATCACCGGTGGTGTTATTACTATTGATCTTCACAACCCTTTTCCATTTAGCAATGCCAGGTATGGATTCTTGAATTTGAGTGGAGAAATTAGGCCTTCACTGATGCAGCTGACATTCTTGAAGCGTTTGGACTTGAGTTTCAACACGTTCGGAGGAATACCAATTCCTGAATTCATCGGTTCTTTAACGAATTTACAGTATCTCAATCTGTCAAATGCTGGATTCAGTGGTAAGTTGCCTCAAAATCTTGGAAATCTGTCTAACTTGAAATATCTGGATGTGTCTAATTCAGGATTTCCAGGACTAAGTGTTGACAGTTTTCAATGGGTGTCTAGTCTTGTTTCTTTGAAATATCTTGGAATGGAAAATGTTGACCTTTCATGGGCAGATTCAAACTGGTTGGAAATTCTCAACACGCTGCCTCATTTGACAGAAATGCATCTTTCAAACTGTGGCTTCTCTAGGTCGCTTTCCTCCTTAAAGTCACCCAATTTTACTTCACTTGTTGTGATGGACCTCAGTTTTAACAGCTTCAACTCAAAGTTCCCCGATTGGCTTGTCAATATCAGTAGCCTTGTGTATATTGATTTGAGCTACTGTATGCTCAGAGGAAGGATTCCTCTTGGTCTAGGAGAGTTGCCCTATCTACAATTCTTGGGACTTGAGTCTAATGGTAATCTAAGCGCCAGTGTGTTTTCCTTTTTCAATGGAAGCTGGAAAAGCATAGAGTTCTTTAAATTAGCTTCCAATAAATTACATGGTAAACTCCCTTCAAGTATGGGAAATATGGCATTCCTTGCTCATTTCGACCTGTCTGATAATTATGTAGAAGGCGGGATACCAAGCACAATTGGCTCACTCTGTCGGTTGGCATATTTTGACATTTCTGGTAATGAAATGACTGGAAGTTTACCAGATTTACTCGAAGAGACTAAAATTTGTGGTGCTGATGTTACTCTACCTAGCTTAGTGATCTTGAGATTGAGCAACAATAAACTAACCTCAAGATTGCCAAATTGGTTGGGACGAATCAAGAATCTCGAGGAATTGTCGTTGAGTCTCAATTTCTTTTTTGGCCCTTTACCAGAGTCTTTAGGATCACTCCAGCATTTGACTCATTTGAACTTGGCTTGGAATAAACTGAACGGAACTCTGCCCGAGAGCTTTGGCGAGCTCTCTGAGTTGTCTTTTCTTGATATTTCTTCCAATTATATGACAGGCATTGTATCTGAGTCTCATTTCTCCAACCTTACTAAGCTAAAGGTCTTAATGATGTCTTCCAATTCTTTCATCTTGAATGTCAGTTCTGATTGGATCCCTCCATTTCAAATACGTAATCTTGTCATGGGTTCGTGTCGATTAGGTCCTCCATTTCCAGGGTGGCTCAAATCTCAAAATGAGATCGGGTATCTTGATATCTCTAACGCAAGCATATCGGGTTCTATTCCTGACTGGTTTTGGgatctttcagcaaatctttcTTTGTTAAACATCTCGTATAATCAGTTACAAGGTCAACTGCCAAGTTCTTTTAAGGTAATTCCATTTGCAGATGTTGATCTTAGCTCTAACCTGTTTGAAGGACCCATTCCCCTCCCTCAAGTCCCGATCGAGCTGTTTGATCTCTCGAGCAACAGATTCCGAGGCCTGATTCCGAATAATATCAGTGGTGTCATGCCAGATTTAATCTTTCTTTCCTTTTCAAATAACCAGCTCACAGGACAGCTTCCAGATAATATAGGAAATATGGCTTCACTTTCTGTGATAGATCTTTCAAGAAATAGTCTAATGGGAACAATACCTTCAAGCATAGGCAATTGTTCTTATTTGAAAGTGTTGGACCTAGGAAATAATAATTTGTCTGGTACAATTCCAGATTCTTTAGGACAATTGAATCAGCTTCAATCACTACATATGGGCGACAACTTAATCTCAGGCAAACTGCCCTCTTCtttgaaaaatttatcaagATTGGAGACTCTGGACCTCAAAGAAAATACAATAAAAGGCGATCTTCCAACATGGCTTGGTGAAAGTTTTAGCAGTCTAAGAATCCTTAGCTTGAGGTCAAACGCATTTTCAGGCAAAATGATAATCGAGTTTTCAAACTTAAGTTCACTCCAAATCTTGGATCTTGCAGAAAACAACTTGACAGGGAGAATCCCAACACGTTTCACAGACTTAAAGGCCATGGCACAGGAGCAAATGACGAACCAATACCTTTTATATGGAAAATATAGAGGTTTATACTACGAAGAAAGTTTGTTTGTGAATTTGAAGAATCAATTTCTGGAGTTCACCAAGACTCTGTCTCTAGTGACGGCCATAGACTTATCAGGAAACAACTTATCTGGAGATTTTCCTGTTGGATTAACAACACTGCGAAATCTAGTTGTCTTGAATTTGTCAGGAAATCACATAACTGGACAAATCCCAGAAAACATTTCAATGTTTCGTCAACTGGCGTCTCTAGATTTATCAAGCAATGATCTCTTCGGTGTCATTCCTCCTAGCATGGCTTCATTATCATTCTTGAGTTACCTTAATCTATCGAACAATAATTTATCTGGTAAGATACCTTATACAGGGCAGATGTTGACATTTGACGCGCACTCTTTTGAGGGAAACCGTGGCCTTTGTGGAACTCCACTTGTGAAGTGCCCTGACGAAGACAAGTCCAGCCTAGGGAATGATGTTATTTATGACAGCAACAACAAATTCATTGATCAGTGGTTTTACCTCAGTATTGGCTTAGGATTTGCAGCTGGCATCCTTGTTCCTTACCTTGTGTTAATTATCAGAAAACCATGGAGTGATAAGTACTTCGATTTCGTTGACAAAATTGTGGGTAAATTTTTGTTTGCTAGAAGAAGGCCATAGCCAGCTGAAATAGGCCAATGTACCATGTAAGCTGTTCAATATTCAGATTTCTTGTTTTTAAGCTTAACGACAACTTCCCATGTGAGGAAAAAATTTGATGTTGTGTTTTGGTTTAAGATGAAATCATGTTTTGCTTTCTTATTGACAAAATTTGATGAAAATctttatttcaatattttttgtaATATTTGCATAATACAATTCTTTTTTCAACCATGATTTGACTGTAGGATGAAGCCATGATGTAATCTTCTCAAAAGAACAAAGGCTGCCTTATCTTATGTATTGTAtattatcaaatatttaaaaaagaaaagcaaataaTGGTCCAACCCGGTTTGGGAACTAGAACCGAAAATACAAATATGTTGAGATAAGTTTTATTTCGATTTACTGTTTCAAAGGAACCAATCAATGTTTGCGTCTAGCTCTCGACTTTGGTATGCTTATTAAATAGTAAAAtggtatgtgtgtgtgtatatatatatatataatcgagCCAAACTTTTCCAAATAGAGAGTCCATTGCCACAATTACACGGCCAAGAATCCAGGTTACATCTTGTGTATTCATCCTACACATCTTTAGCGAATTCAAAATCACTATGTGTCAACGTGATACACGACGTACTTGCGTGAAATTCGCCATCCACGCTACAAAATATGCATGTAGAAACCTATTACACGCGGACTGGTTTCAACGAAGAGCTGCCACCTCCCGCTTCACGAAAGAAGGCAAGGCGAAGGCAGCCTCATGAATCTGTCGAATTGACATAGACAAATTGTAAGCTACTCTATTCATGGTTTCCCTGCGTTGATGTGTGGATGATAAAGGAAGAGCAAGAGCTATTTTAAAAGTGCAGCCAAATATCACCCACAATTTAATGCTCGATAATTTTATAGAGCCACGTTACATGAAGTGGTTATTGAAATCGAATGGTAGATTTAAAAACAATAGTGATGCACAGCAAAGAACAGATTAGGAGATAACCTCTGTGTTGTAAAACTTGAGTTTTCTTCTAAACTGGAGAGCGCTCTGCAGCTTCTCGATCGGGTTAATAGGGTGAACGAAATCGACAGGTGGCCC
This sequence is a window from Primulina tabacum isolate GXHZ01 chromosome 17, ASM2559414v2, whole genome shotgun sequence. Protein-coding genes within it:
- the LOC142532003 gene encoding receptor-like protein EIX2 codes for the protein MERLLLLTNLLVVILRSTTVNGQTKVTCSSNDRKALLDFKNGLNDSENTLSSWRGLDCCDWRGIGCDNITGGVITIDLHNPFPFSNARYGFLNLSGEIRPSLMQLTFLKRLDLSFNTFGGIPIPEFIGSLTNLQYLNLSNAGFSGKLPQNLGNLSNLKYLDVSNSGFPGLSVDSFQWVSSLVSLKYLGMENVDLSWADSNWLEILNTLPHLTEMHLSNCGFSRSLSSLKSPNFTSLVVMDLSFNSFNSKFPDWLVNISSLVYIDLSYCMLRGRIPLGLGELPYLQFLGLESNGNLSASVFSFFNGSWKSIEFFKLASNKLHGKLPSSMGNMAFLAHFDLSDNYVEGGIPSTIGSLCRLAYFDISGNEMTGSLPDLLEETKICGADVTLPSLVILRLSNNKLTSRLPNWLGRIKNLEELSLSLNFFFGPLPESLGSLQHLTHLNLAWNKLNGTLPESFGELSELSFLDISSNYMTGIVSESHFSNLTKLKVLMMSSNSFILNVSSDWIPPFQIRNLVMGSCRLGPPFPGWLKSQNEIGYLDISNASISGSIPDWFWDLSANLSLLNISYNQLQGQLPSSFKVIPFADVDLSSNLFEGPIPLPQVPIELFDLSSNRFRGLIPNNISGVMPDLIFLSFSNNQLTGQLPDNIGNMASLSVIDLSRNSLMGTIPSSIGNCSYLKVLDLGNNNLSGTIPDSLGQLNQLQSLHMGDNLISGKLPSSLKNLSRLETLDLKENTIKGDLPTWLGESFSSLRILSLRSNAFSGKMIIEFSNLSSLQILDLAENNLTGRIPTRFTDLKAMAQEQMTNQYLLYGKYRGLYYEESLFVNLKNQFLEFTKTLSLVTAIDLSGNNLSGDFPVGLTTLRNLVVLNLSGNHITGQIPENISMFRQLASLDLSSNDLFGVIPPSMASLSFLSYLNLSNNNLSGKIPYTGQMLTFDAHSFEGNRGLCGTPLVKCPDEDKSSLGNDVIYDSNNKFIDQWFYLSIGLGFAAGILVPYLVLIIRKPWSDKYFDFVDKIVGKFLFARRRP